A single window of Ornithorhynchus anatinus isolate Pmale09 chromosome 3, mOrnAna1.pri.v4, whole genome shotgun sequence DNA harbors:
- the TPM2 gene encoding tropomyosin beta chain isoform X4 — protein sequence MDAIKKKMQMLKLDKENAIDRAEQAEADKKQAEDRCKQLEEEQQGLQKKLKGTEDEVDKYSESVKDAQEKLELAEKKATDAEADVASLNRRIQLVEEELDRAQERLATALQKLEEAEKAADESERGMKVIENRAMKDEEKMELQEMQLKEAKHIAEESDRKYEEVARKLVILEGELERSEERAEVAESKCGDLEEELKIVTNNLKSLEAQADKYSTKEDKYEEEIKLLGDKLKEAETRAEFAERSVAKLEKTIDDLEDEVYAQKMKYKAISEELDNALNDITSL from the exons ATGGACGCCATCAAGAAGAAGATGCAGATGCTGAAGCTGGACAAGGAGAACGCCATCGACCGCGCCGAGCAGGCCGAGGCCGACAAAAAGCAGGCGGAGGACCGCTGCAAGCAG ctggaagaggagcagcaggggCTCCAGAAGAAGCTGAAGGGGACGGAGGATGAAGTGGACAAGTACTCCGAGTCCGTGAAGGATGCGCAGGAGAAACTGGAGCTGGCGGAGAAGAAGGCGACAGAT GCGGAAGCAGATGTGGCCTCCTTGAACCGGCGCATCCAGCTAGTAGAGGAAGAGCTGGACAGGGCCCAGGAGCGACTGGCCACTGCGCTGCAGAagctggaggaggcagagaaggcagcCGATGAGAGTGAGAG agGAATGAAGGTGATTGAAAACCGGGCCATGAAGGATGAGGAGAAGATGGAGCTCCAGGAAATGCAGCTCAAGGAGGCCAAGCACATCGCTGAAGAGTCGGACCGCAAATATGAAGAG gtggCTCGGAAACTGGTGATTCTGGAGGGGGAGCTGGAGCGCTCTGAGGAGAGGGCCGAGGTGGCCGAGAG TAAATGTGGGGATCTAGAGGAGGAACTGAAAATTGTCACCAACAATCTCAAGTCCCTGGAGGCTCAGGCTGACAAG tactCTACCAAGGAGGATAAATACGAGGAGGAGATCAAGCTGCTGGGGGACAAGCTGAAGGAG gctgaGACCCGGGCAGAGTTtgctgagaggtcagtggcaaagctggagaaAACCATCGacgacctggaag ATGAGGTCTATGCCCAGAAGATGAAGTACAAGGCGATCAGCGAGGAGCTCGACAACGCACTCAACGATATCACCTCCCTCTGA
- the TPM2 gene encoding tropomyosin beta chain isoform X3 — translation MDAIKKKMQMLKLDKENAIDRAEQAEADKKQAEDRCKQLEEEQQGLQKKLKGTEDEVDKYSESVKDAQEKLELAEKKATDAEADVASLNRRIQLVEEELDRAQERLATALQKLEEAEKAADESERGMKVIENRAMKDEEKMELQEMQLKEAKHIAEESDRKYEEVARKLVILEGELERSEERAEVAESKCGDLEEELKIVTNNLKSLEAQADKYSTKEDKYEEEIKLLGDKLKEAETRAEFAERSVAKLEKTIDDLEETLATAKEENVGMHQTLDQTLLELNNL, via the exons ATGGACGCCATCAAGAAGAAGATGCAGATGCTGAAGCTGGACAAGGAGAACGCCATCGACCGCGCCGAGCAGGCCGAGGCCGACAAAAAGCAGGCGGAGGACCGCTGCAAGCAG ctggaagaggagcagcaggggCTCCAGAAGAAGCTGAAGGGGACGGAGGATGAAGTGGACAAGTACTCCGAGTCCGTGAAGGATGCGCAGGAGAAACTGGAGCTGGCGGAGAAGAAGGCGACAGAT GCGGAAGCAGATGTGGCCTCCTTGAACCGGCGCATCCAGCTAGTAGAGGAAGAGCTGGACAGGGCCCAGGAGCGACTGGCCACTGCGCTGCAGAagctggaggaggcagagaaggcagcCGATGAGAGTGAGAG agGAATGAAGGTGATTGAAAACCGGGCCATGAAGGATGAGGAGAAGATGGAGCTCCAGGAAATGCAGCTCAAGGAGGCCAAGCACATCGCTGAAGAGTCGGACCGCAAATATGAAGAG gtggCTCGGAAACTGGTGATTCTGGAGGGGGAGCTGGAGCGCTCTGAGGAGAGGGCCGAGGTGGCCGAGAG TAAATGTGGGGATCTAGAGGAGGAACTGAAAATTGTCACCAACAATCTCAAGTCCCTGGAGGCTCAGGCTGACAAG tactCTACCAAGGAGGATAAATACGAGGAGGAGATCAAGCTGCTGGGGGACAAGCTGAAGGAG gctgaGACCCGGGCAGAGTTtgctgagaggtcagtggcaaagctggagaaAACCATCGacgacctggaag AAACTCTGGCCACTGCCAAGGAGGAAAACGTGGGGATGCACCAGACTCTGGATCAGACGCTGTTGGAACTCAACAACCTGTGA
- the TPM2 gene encoding tropomyosin beta chain isoform X1 codes for MDAIKKKMQMLKLDKENAIDRAEQAEADKKQAEDRCKQLEEEQQGLQKKLKGTEDEVDKYSESVKDAQEKLELAEKKATDAEADVASLNRRIQLVEEELDRAQERLATALQKLEEAEKAADESERGMKVIENRAMKDEEKMELQEMQLKEAKHIAEESDRKYEEVARKLVILEGELERSEERAEVAESRARQLEEELRTMDQALKSLMASEEEYSTKEDKYEEEIKLLGDKLKEAETRAEFAERSVAKLEKTIDDLEETLATAKEENVGMHQTLDQTLLELNNL; via the exons ATGGACGCCATCAAGAAGAAGATGCAGATGCTGAAGCTGGACAAGGAGAACGCCATCGACCGCGCCGAGCAGGCCGAGGCCGACAAAAAGCAGGCGGAGGACCGCTGCAAGCAG ctggaagaggagcagcaggggCTCCAGAAGAAGCTGAAGGGGACGGAGGATGAAGTGGACAAGTACTCCGAGTCCGTGAAGGATGCGCAGGAGAAACTGGAGCTGGCGGAGAAGAAGGCGACAGAT GCGGAAGCAGATGTGGCCTCCTTGAACCGGCGCATCCAGCTAGTAGAGGAAGAGCTGGACAGGGCCCAGGAGCGACTGGCCACTGCGCTGCAGAagctggaggaggcagagaaggcagcCGATGAGAGTGAGAG agGAATGAAGGTGATTGAAAACCGGGCCATGAAGGATGAGGAGAAGATGGAGCTCCAGGAAATGCAGCTCAAGGAGGCCAAGCACATCGCTGAAGAGTCGGACCGCAAATATGAAGAG gtggCTCGGAAACTGGTGATTCTGGAGGGGGAGCTGGAGCGCTCTGAGGAGAGGGCCGAGGTGGCCGAGAG CCGGGCGcggcagctggaggaggagctgcGCACCATGGACCAGGCCCTCAAGTCCCTGATGGCCTCCGAGGAAGAG tactCTACCAAGGAGGATAAATACGAGGAGGAGATCAAGCTGCTGGGGGACAAGCTGAAGGAG gctgaGACCCGGGCAGAGTTtgctgagaggtcagtggcaaagctggagaaAACCATCGacgacctggaag AAACTCTGGCCACTGCCAAGGAGGAAAACGTGGGGATGCACCAGACTCTGGATCAGACGCTGTTGGAACTCAACAACCTGTGA
- the TPM2 gene encoding tropomyosin beta chain isoform X2: MDAIKKKMQMLKLDKENAIDRAEQAEADKKQAEDRCKQLEEEQQGLQKKLKGTEDEVDKYSESVKDAQEKLELAEKKATDAEADVASLNRRIQLVEEELDRAQERLATALQKLEEAEKAADESERGMKVIENRAMKDEEKMELQEMQLKEAKHIAEESDRKYEEVARKLVILEGELERSEERAEVAESRARQLEEELRTMDQALKSLMASEEEYSTKEDKYEEEIKLLGDKLKEAETRAEFAERSVAKLEKTIDDLEDEVYAQKMKYKAISEELDNALNDITSL, translated from the exons ATGGACGCCATCAAGAAGAAGATGCAGATGCTGAAGCTGGACAAGGAGAACGCCATCGACCGCGCCGAGCAGGCCGAGGCCGACAAAAAGCAGGCGGAGGACCGCTGCAAGCAG ctggaagaggagcagcaggggCTCCAGAAGAAGCTGAAGGGGACGGAGGATGAAGTGGACAAGTACTCCGAGTCCGTGAAGGATGCGCAGGAGAAACTGGAGCTGGCGGAGAAGAAGGCGACAGAT GCGGAAGCAGATGTGGCCTCCTTGAACCGGCGCATCCAGCTAGTAGAGGAAGAGCTGGACAGGGCCCAGGAGCGACTGGCCACTGCGCTGCAGAagctggaggaggcagagaaggcagcCGATGAGAGTGAGAG agGAATGAAGGTGATTGAAAACCGGGCCATGAAGGATGAGGAGAAGATGGAGCTCCAGGAAATGCAGCTCAAGGAGGCCAAGCACATCGCTGAAGAGTCGGACCGCAAATATGAAGAG gtggCTCGGAAACTGGTGATTCTGGAGGGGGAGCTGGAGCGCTCTGAGGAGAGGGCCGAGGTGGCCGAGAG CCGGGCGcggcagctggaggaggagctgcGCACCATGGACCAGGCCCTCAAGTCCCTGATGGCCTCCGAGGAAGAG tactCTACCAAGGAGGATAAATACGAGGAGGAGATCAAGCTGCTGGGGGACAAGCTGAAGGAG gctgaGACCCGGGCAGAGTTtgctgagaggtcagtggcaaagctggagaaAACCATCGacgacctggaag ATGAGGTCTATGCCCAGAAGATGAAGTACAAGGCGATCAGCGAGGAGCTCGACAACGCACTCAACGATATCACCTCCCTCTGA